A stretch of DNA from Oryza brachyantha chromosome 4, ObraRS2, whole genome shotgun sequence:
gcacttatgactaatcatgaactaatgaggctcaaaagattcgtctcaagattttttttataactgtgtaattagttttttgtttatctatatttaatgttttatttagatgtccaaaaattcaatgagatgtttttagaataaaattttaggaactaaacaaggcctgaaATCCGGCAACTGTCATCGTATGGTTGAAACAGTGCTCGGCTGAAAGAACCATATCACAATTATAATTTCCCGGACGAAAAATGGAAAGCAATAAGTATGGTGCGCAGTGTACACGCAAAGCAATGAAGAATGAACAGAAAGAGGTCTTGATCATGGCAACCTCTGCCTTcgggaaaaggagagagagaaaatgaaCAAGATCACTCACCAGATGGAACTGGGTGTAATGCTTCCAAACCAGGATGCAATTGAGTTTCCTGCTCCTGCAATAGGCTGCCGATTTGTTCTAAAATGGATTAcagtattaatctattatttcttttacaattcTACAACCAGTCAACCATGATCCACATCCACACTTACACAGTGCCCACTCATCAGACATCAGATCGTGGAGGGTTCATGGAGGCATGAGTAGAGAGAGTTATCTCCAAGTTGACATTAGCAGTTCAGCTACTATTGAATTTGAAGTACCACTTCTCAGAGTTCAGATCTTCAATTCATAAACGCTTCACATTTAATTCCATGCACATGGTTTCATTCCCTCCCTACCAGACACACAACTAAAATCTATTGACTCGAGAATCTCAAAAgcatacacacaaaaaaaagaaacaatatcttgaaaatatttaaaagctAATCCTGTACATAGACAATGCAAGAAGCCCCTTTTTAGAGCGGCTTGCAACATGTTCGACTGACAAACAGTAACCTTTGACAAAACGAACGTCGGTGCCTACATGTCAGTGGAACAGCttgccagctcgagctggggATGAATTCTTCTTTTCCAGTTTACACGTTAaggtaaaaaggaaaataagaaaagaaaagaaaagcctcCCAAAAAGTAAATCTTTGGGATAAATAATGTCGGAACGCGGGAAAATTAATAAAGAAGGAGATGAAGTGGGGAGGAGGATCACCGGAagcggccgccgtcggcgagctTCCAGGACCGGCAGTGCTGGAGCGAGGTGCTGGAGGAGAGGCGGTGGAGCGGTGACGGCCCCAGTTCGCCGGAGAAGGCGGTGGCGTCCGGCGGGTGGCCTCCGCGGTGTTGCCTCCCCGGGCTGGGACGGACGAGTGGGCTGATGCAGACGGCGAAGCCCGAGACGCCGGCCGCTGCGGCTCCCGGTCTACGCCGGCAGGGCGTTTTCcgcatcggcgacggcgaaggtCGCCACGGCGACTCCGCCGTCGAGctgccctcctcgccgccttcgTCGGCGTACCCCATCACCGGCGAGAGCCCGCGGTTGCTGACCACGTGGCAAGAGCGCCGTGGCGGAGATGgttgcgacgcggcggccggaTCCTTCTTCCGGAGGCCCCAGGGAGACATGATCGCCGCGAGCCAAGACCGCTGCTTCCGCTCCTTGCCGCCGCCCTTCTCCTCCGATCCGTGGTGACGATGTCCCCCGAAGAGCGCGGCGAGCACGGAGAACttgctgctccgccgccggatCTCGAATTCGATGTCCCCTTCCACGAagcccgctccgccgccgccgccgtaggcCGGCCCCACCTGGGGCGTCCGGAAAAAGAGGAGGCTTGGTGCGCGCTTCCTCGCTCCGGAGGCGTCGGATTTCCGGCGGCACACGTACGGCGACACCGACCTCGGGAAAACCGGCACCGGCTCCGGCAGCGGCGTGGGCGGCAACGAGGAGGCCTCGTtctgcgcggcggcgagcgcgagcaGGCGGTCGCGGAGGCACGGCGCGCACACGCCAACCCCGCCCTCGTACGGGTGCCTCCTGCACCTCATGGCCCTCCTCTCGCTCCCCTCTCCATTACAAACCAGTGAACCACGCTAGCCTCAGCTCGTGGGATCGGaacagagaagagaagaagaagaggacgacgacgagcacgcCTTCTCTTGTATATAGCCGGCGCTCTTCACCTTTTCGTAGTTTTCGGTTGTTCCTGCGGTTTGCATCTCGTGTGTCCCCCTTGCTTGCGTGGCCTTTTATGGAATAGGGTTATCGTGTGCTGTGTGACATGCTCTGCTCTACTCTACTCTAGGAATAGAATCTGCCGCGTAACATTTTTGTtgatgtttatacttataaatttaaatttaaatttttaatattaattctaGAGTTAAACTTAGGATTATTGTTCAGCTTTGACATATGCGACTCCAACGTTCTCGGCCTTCGTCGTGGCCGTCACGAGACGCCCGCTGGGCGAGATCCAAACCTATGTGCTTTGTGATAGGCATTgacccggcggcgagcgagaaCGAGCCGTGAACCGAAGCTTCCTCACGTGCCCTTGCCCTCGGGTCGCCGGAGCTGCCCCCCtctccgcgccgcggcggcgtgtgcagcagcagcttcgCACGGATCCCTGTCAGCCACACGGGCACACGCGCGGATTTAGCCAAAAAGGTGAAAAAGCGGCCGCCGTAGCGTGACTAGATGGAGTGATCGAGAAGATGAGTAATTACTGGGTTCCCTTTTGGTCCTCCTGTGCTTGTTAACTGTACCatcgtcttttcgtttctactcatatttataagctaaaatttaaatttttaatttaaaatttagagttttttgtTATGCTTATTTTCAACCATTGCTTGGTTTACCAAAAAtctacgtatataaaagttatatttataaattatattttatttgtaaatatgtgttTCGCAATCACTGCCCTGATCCATCTGTCACCAAACGAGACCAAACCATCTGGATTACTCCTCCATCGATCGTCCCAACCACCggcagaaaagaaaatgcacCAGCGACGAAGGAGAGGCGTGTGTTCTTGGGCACGGCGAACTGGCGATGATCAAAGCGACACGATCTTTGATGGTGGTTAATGATTTTCGCCAGGAAAGCGACGTGGAGTGCGGACGCGCGAGAGGTCTCGGAgaaggtggcggcgaggcgttGATTTCTCTCCGTCGCGCAGCGGAACGCAGCGAGAGGAGGATTTGACTGACCTGACCGACTCCTCGTGCTGTCGCGGTGGAGCGTCGCGGGGGCGCGGGTCGGAGGCTCTCCCCCCGAACCGGCTGTCGGTCCGGCGTGCTGCGTCACGTCCTCGTGCGCCGGAGAACGGATTGGCCATCCCCAGTTGCAGCTTGCATGGTgagtgaagaagaagacggcAGCATTGTGGTAGGAGTATTTGCATCAGAGGATTCTTCTATGAACTTTGCAACCGTAAAAGTTTTGACATGAACTTTGCAGAAATGTTCCATGAGGAAGCGACGAGAGGTTTGCCTTTGCCATGAGTTGGTCATCTCGAGCGAAAGGCATTTGGGAATTGGGAGTAGAGATAGGCTGTGGGCCGTCGTACGTGGGCTGCCAGAACCCATCAGCAGCAATTGCTGAGAGTAAGGTTTCATGGGCCAGATCTCTCACGCAGACCAAATCAGCCGGCGGAAGAGGTGCGTAGATCGAGCCCATTTTTCTCATTCCAGGCCTAGTTTCCACTTGGGCCGTGACGCAGTCTACTCCGCCGAAATCTCCACGCGCGGGAACTCCAATTTCCACCCCGCCCAATTCCCCctgcccccccccctctcGGCTCCTCGGCTCCCCAATCCGACTCCCCattccgccgccgtccgccgcctccgcctctgcCTCCGGCACCACCCCGCTCTTCGAACCGCCTAGACGCGGGCTCAATCACAAAGAATTAGACCCTAATCGTAATCAGCCATGGCTCCAAGGAAGCGaacgggggcggcggcggcgggctcctCGAAGAAGCCACCGGCGTCGCAGCCGTCGCAGCCCGCCAAGTTTGGCATCCTCCACTTCTTCGAGCGCCAGTCCCAGGCCTCCTCCCAGAACTCCAAGTGTCAGAAGGCCGACGAGCCCCCGCAGCCTcccgcgcccccgccgccgctcatcgAGGAGGAGCCGTCGGAGGTGTCGCCGGAGGTCACCAAGACCCTGGCGCCGAAGCGGGTCAGGTTTTCTCCTGGAATGGTGGGTATTCATCACGCGCCTGGTCCGATTTGGAATGCTTTTGGTGGCGTTGGGATCGACTCTTAGGTTTGGTCGTTTGTTGCTTGTGCGGTCCAGCTGATTAAGCAAAGCCAGGACGATGGGGGTGGGGAGGTTGTGACTTGGAAGATCTCGCCGGTTAACGATCGCCTGCGCATGGTCACTTCGAAGCAGATGACTGGTATGGCGCTTCATCCGTGCTCGAACAACGAGGTATATACTGGAGTTCCTTTATGTTCTTGCGAGGTATTTCCGGTGCAATGCACGTATGTGCATCTGTTGGAGCCGGTGGAGGCACGGCCCTTTTCTTTATGATGAAATTAACCGTTTTGTGTCCTTCTGATTTGCTGTTCTGGCgcgtaattatatttttagaaacatTCATCGATCGAGTCTACAAAGAAATGGCATTCATCATTGCTGGGAATGTCAAGATGTACTGCTTCAGCACGCAATTTGGATATGTGTGGAACTGCTCCAGGTGGCTGTGAGGGTGTGGAGGACACCCAGAGCCCATTTCGGACTCCTCCATCACTGTCCTATAGGTGCAGTGAGGTACATTCAGTTATATGATAGATTGTGTGAACGGTTAACTAAATGTAATTCCGAATCGTGTCGATGGAGTAATGATTTTGTGCATGAAGGTGGCTTCTGATGGAGGACCTGAGCAGTTGGGGGTAGGGCAGCACAAAAAGGTGAACTAAGAgaactttaaatattttgaatgacATTGATTTCATAATCCTATTACCTGTAAGAACTAAGTTGCgaaacaaattaataaatggaattctgcattttctttttgccaGACACTACTTGATCTTTTAGATCAAGTGGAAGATGCAATCATGGAAGAAGAATTACCAGCTGATGTTGAGAATAAAGGACAACAACTCATAAACGGTGATACCAGCAATATTAGTTCTCCTATTGCTAATAGTGATATAAATTTGCCCTCCCAGAAGCCCCTTGATGCTCCACCATTCGATAGTTTTTTGGTGTTGGAGGTTTTCCTTCTTTACCTCGATGCATTGATTTCTAAATAAAGTTTGAGTTTTTCTAGACTTCTGGTGCAATAGGGTTTTATCTCTTCAATTACTTTTCAGGTGTCAGAAAAGCGCAAAGGTGATAACTTGCCATGTGATCGCTATCCTGTTAAGGTCTATATTCTATTTACCTATATGGGCGTTCACGTTTTGCAATTAACTTTTGCTACATTGCATAGTTGCTAATTGTTTTGCCAGGTTTTACGTCTGCTGAACGAGCACCGTGGGAAAGAGTATGCAGTCTATTTGTGCGATGAGTGGTGAGTTGGATACTTGGATATATGCTCCTATTGATatgattcatataaattttctatataaacatGGACCTTCATCAATctgttgtatatatttta
This window harbors:
- the LOC102699401 gene encoding uncharacterized protein LOC102699401, which codes for MRCRRHPYEGGVGVCAPCLRDRLLALAAAQNEASSLPPTPLPEPVPVFPRSVSPYVCRRKSDASGARKRAPSLLFFRTPQVGPAYGGGGGAGFVEGDIEFEIRRRSSKFSVLAALFGGHRHHGSEEKGGGKERKQRSWLAAIMSPWGLRKKDPAAASQPSPPRRSCHVVSNRGLSPVMGYADEGGEEGSSTAESPWRPSPSPMRKTPCRRRPGAAAAGVSGFAVCISPLVRPSPGRQHRGGHPPDATAFSGELGPSPLHRLSSSTSLQHCRSWKLADGGRFR